The Tigriopus californicus strain San Diego chromosome 10, Tcal_SD_v2.1, whole genome shotgun sequence region CATTTCAACAGGTtgagtacaaaaaaaaaagtgggaAAGGGAAATATTGCTAACTCAATAGTGGTTCAGCTGCTTTCATGTTTTAGctaaccatccatccactccTGGACCTCAATCTCCAGTTTGAACTGCCTCATGAACTTGCCTAATCGATGGGCAATCACAGGGAATCGATCCGATCCGAAATAAGTTTCCACGTCCGTGTCCCCCTTGTTCACGTGGAACACCAAGAACGGCAGACCGCACGCCCCATCATCTACAGCTTCACGGGTGACCGACTTTAGCCTATCCTTGACCTCTTGCGTCTCCGAGGCCTAGAACGAAAAACACACTATTAATGGTGGAAATCGTGGCAGAGTACTCGAGTACCAATTACCGCCAGGGCTTCTTCGACCTCCTCTTCCGACATGCCCGCCCGTCGACCAATCATCCTGAGGCTGTCTGGCTTGGCAATATCCAGATCTTCGGCCCAACCTCGATACCATATGCTTCGACTGAGGTCTTCGGTAACATCGGGGAATTTCATTTGAGCGGCAGTCAAAAAACGTTGCTGCTTCAGCGATCCCACCACGGCCAGCATGTAGAAGGGGCTCTCGGGAATTCTCAGGGGTACCTACGGCCACGAGTCAAATGAAGATATCGAAGCTTATGGGGCTAGAGAGTCAATATCCAGAGTCAATATCATGGACAGCTAGCCATTAATAAAGGAGGCTAAGGTACCATCTTTACACCGCCTTCATATACATGGGAAGGAAAACCTGTTCATGGGCTACATATTTGGGGCCGCAAAAAATTGCTCTCATGGGCCGATAATCTCCTTGGAAAGTAACGGCttatcaaatatgttttggaTCTCTGTAGTGGTGCACATCCGTCAAAAGAGGGAAACTAGGCCTAGGAGGCTCACTCCTCTATCATTGAGTCTGGATAATTATTTTAGTGAGCGCTCGCCCTCGGGCCTTCTCGCCGTAGGACTCACCTTGAAATATTGGCCCATGCGGACAATATCTTGGAACATATGTCGAGTCTTGTTTTGATTCTTGGTCAAACTTTCCAGGAAATTGCTACTGGTGGCCTAGAAAGTGAAACATGAAACCCACGTAGCACGAGATGAGGGTTCCCGAACCTTCGGACACACGCCATGGGTCCGTACCTCCGTACCTGCGAGAGGCCGGCCATGAAGACCGGCTTGAACTGGATTTCCAGATTCCAAACCGGACGATAGCGCAACAAGGTCTCGAAGGCCAACCAAGAGTAGGGCGAGATGGTGTCATAGTAAAAGTCCAC contains the following coding sequences:
- the LOC131889185 gene encoding glutathione S-transferase kappa 1-like; translation: MSALWCAFSGQATRCRPVVQSAVSQRSLSGTCARAAAAAAVYKSPVRVDFYYDTISPYSWLAFETLLRYRPVWNLEIQFKPVFMAGLSQATSSNFLESLTKNQNKTRHMFQDIVRMGQYFKVPLRIPESPFYMLAVVGSLKQQRFLTAAQMKFPDVTEDLSRSIWYRGWAEDLDIAKPDSLRMIGRRAGMSEEEVEEALAASETQEVKDRLKSVTREAVDDGACGLPFLVFHVNKGDTDVETYFGSDRFPVIAHRLDLEWNGPVPDPNNFKEIEEPAEISKCFLSIEQYDELNQKFVDNVKQDFNIKDK